A part of Chanodichthys erythropterus isolate Z2021 chromosome 4, ASM2448905v1, whole genome shotgun sequence genomic DNA contains:
- the LOC137018324 gene encoding polymeric immunoglobulin receptor-like, which translates to MKIILPFTLLMIPGVVISMSVTGYSGGGVTITCGYYDGYKENVKYFCKGQWSTCTDQIRTIKKNKWVQQDRFSLYDDTRSAVFTVTIRDLSERDSGIYYCGTEITGPDPITEVNLKVVTAQQIRSVRGYSGGNIIINFKYEKKHKNHEKCVCKSRADRCLTVINTNRAAEWKHVGRFSVHDDGSAGLLRLFIRELNENDSGEYKITVKVSEEYSFFSEFNLNISDDDCCVKSISLSAAAGGSVNISCKYPQSHSRDVKFLCWRSGDDLCAEETSVNQSRRWSPEGKIRLYDDREEQLLTGSISHVTEQHSEYWCGVQSDQGHKSFITRVLIRVTGTDDFLKLIENHD; encoded by the exons ATGAAGATCATCTTGCCTTTCACTCTGCTGATGATTCCTG GTGTCGTGATCTCCATGAGTGTGACGGGATATTCAGGAGGAGGAGTCACGATCACATGTGGATATTATGATGGATATAAAGaaaatgtaaagtatttttgtaaagGACAGTGGTCAACATGCACAGATCAAATCCGGactataaagaaaaataaatgggTTCAGCAGGACAGATTCTCTCTGTATGACGACACAAGATCAGCAGTCTTCACTGTGACCATCAGAGATCTGAGTGAACGGGATTCTGGGATCTACTATTGTGGAACTGAGATCACTGGACCAGATCCCATCACTGAAGTGAATCTGAAGGTTGTAACAG ctcaacaaatCAGGAGCGTGAGAGGATATTCAGGAGGAAACATCATTATAAACTTCAAATATGAGAAGAAACACAAGAACCATGAGAAATGTGTCTGTAAATCTAGAGCAGATCGATGTTTGACTGTAATAAACACTAACAGAGCAGCAGAATGGAAACATGTCGGACGATTCTCCGTTCATGATGACGGATCTGCAGGTCTCTTACGTCTGTTTATCAGAGAGCTGAATGAGAACGACTCTGGAGAATATAAGATTACAGTCAAAGTTTCTGAAGAATACAGTTTCTTCTCTGAGTTTAATCTGAACATCAGTGACG ATGATTGTTGTGTGAAGAGCATCAGTCTATCAGCTGCTGCAGGAGGATCTGTGAACATCAGCTGCAAATACCCACAATCCCACAGTAGAGATGTGAAGTTTCTCTGCTGGAGATCTGGAGATGATCTCTGTGCTGAAGAGACGTCTGTGAATCAGAGCAGAAGATGGAGTCCTGAGGGAAAGATCCGGCTGTATGATGACAGAGAAGAGCAGCTCCTGACGGGAAGCATCAGTCATGTGACTGAACAACATTCAGAATACTGGTGTGGAGTTCAGTCTGATCAAGGACACAAGAGCTTCATCACACGAGTCCTGATCAGAGTTACAGGTACGGATGATTTTCTCAAGCTCATTGAAAACCACGACTAA